The Vigna angularis cultivar LongXiaoDou No.4 chromosome 6, ASM1680809v1, whole genome shotgun sequence genome contains the following window.
TACTGAAAAAGACGTAAGGAATTTACTCCAGTCATTTAGGAAATTAGATccagaagaagaaagcttagaTTTATTAAGAATGTGCAGAAATATTAAGGAGAAAGaccctaattttaaatttgactacACACTTGATGCAAACAATCGTTTGGAGAATATTGCTTGGTCTTATGCTTCATCAATCCAATGGTACGATATCTTCGGTGATGCAGTGGTGTTTGATACAACACACCGGCTGACTGCTTTTGACATGCCGCTAGGGATATGGGTTGGAATAAATAATTATGGAATGCCTTGCTTTTTTGGCTGCACACTTTTACGGGATGAAACCGTGAGATCGTTTTCCTGGGCACTAAAGGTACTGTGATGAAGTTAacatcattaattttttattttttattcaaattgtGTCGTGGGCTCTTCAATATTTTACATACTGCCCTAATTAGTGAAAACAGGCGAAATGGAAGGGcaacaaattttatattgaagTCATAAACAACATGGTAGTTTCTAGGACATACTAATGTTCATGTGGTAATGAGTGGATGGCAATTAAATTACTTCCACTGCAAAATCTTTCTTGTTGAGTTGCCTATGCTTTGGTAGATGTGTCCTTATAATagtcttgttttcttttcaattattataCAATGGACAAGAATGCTgttgaaaatttatttctttaactttttacttGTGGAATCTAAATTTACGAGAAGTTACGcatctttttaatttacattgcttgtttcttttgtttttcttttttttttctataaatcaCCTTCTTGGAAGGCTTTCTTAGGGTTCATGAATGGAAAGGCTCCACAAACTATATTAACCGACCAAAATATATGTCTCAAAGAAGCACTATCCACAGAAATGCCTACAACAAAACACGCTTTCTGCATATGGATGATAGTAGCAAAGTTTCCATCTTGGTTTAATGCTGTTCTAGGGGAACGGTACAATGAGTGGAAGGCTGAATTTTATAGACTTTATAATCTTGAGTCAGTTGAGGATTTTGATCTAGGTTGGAGGGAAATGGTTTGTTCTTTTGGGCTGCACTCCAATCGGCACATGGTTAATTTATATAGTTCACGCTCTCTTTGGGCGTTGCCATTTTTGAGAAGCCATTTTCTTGCTGGAATGACTTCAACTGGTCAGTCAAAGTCAATCAATGCTTTCATTCAACGATTTCTGAGTGCACAAACTCGCCTTGCACACTTTGTTGAACAGGTATTATATCTTTATGTCTCTATTGATTTGGATGTTGTTGTTAGTTTTCAAAGTGTATTTGCAGATTTGGTTTTATCCAATGTTTTATAGTGAAAGATCTATATCTGTTAACATGTTGTTTTTTGGCATAATCAGGTAGCTGTTGCTGTGGATTTTAAAGATCAAACTGGAGAACAACAAACCATGCAGCAGAATCTCCAAAATGTTTGCCTCAAAACAGGGGCCCCTATGGAATCACACGCTGCCACAATCCTCACTCCTTTTGCCTTTTCAAAGCTCCAAGAACAACTTGTACTGGCTGCACATTATGCATCGTTTCCAATTGAAGATGGTTTTCTTGTGAGGCACCACACCAAAGCTGAGGGAGGTCGGAAAGTTTATTGGGCCCCTCAAGAAGGAATTATAAGTTGTAGCTGCCATCAGTTCGAGTTCACTGGTATTCTTTGTCGGCATTCTCTTAGAGTTCTTTCGACAGGAAATTGCTTTCAGATTCCAGATGGATATCTTCCTATTCGATGGCGTCGCATAAGCATGCCCTCTTCTAAGCTTCTTCAAAGTGCGCCAAACGATCATGCCGAGAGAGTTAAGTTACTACAAAACATGGTTTCATCTCTGATGACAGAATCTGCTAAATCTAAGGAACGGTTAGATATTGCAACAGAACATGTTTCTATCCTTCTGTCTCGCTTAAGAGAGCAACCAATTTCTTTGCAAGGTGGTGGAGAGTCCCAGAATTAGCACACCTCACACATACATGATCTTTACCAGAGTCCCATAAGGGCCGCATTTCCAAGTTAGATGTTCTGGCAATAATTCCTTCATCTAAAAGGCCAGCATTGTCTCtacgaaaatgaaaaaaatgaagagaattggAGATGGTTCCAAAGAAGTAAGCTTAcaagttatatataaaaaagaatttctCCCCCCAAAATAACAAACCTTGCAAGCATTTGATTTTGAATCTGGTATTGTATGAATTAGTCCCCATCGTGCTAATCTCTGCATACATAATACCCAGAATATTTTCAGGTAAGCAAAACTAATTTTCAGTTGCAGAAAGTAAAAACAGGAGTAACTAAAATTCAACTAGAGGTACAAACTGCCAGAGCCTAAAAGTTGAGTGCTACAAACAGTCTTTGCATGCTCTTCCCACAAGTTCtctattgttataattttatcagGATCCCATCAAATAGTGAGTGGGCGAAATTTTATCAGGATTCCATCAAATAGTGAGTGGGCCCAGTTGTTTCCATTTCTCCAGCCTAAATTGAATTGGGAACCATTCATCAAAGCTATAAGAGATGTAACAGATGCGATCAAATTTATGTTGGATTTCGCAACCACTTGACCTTGTTAAACAGTCCAAGTTTTGTGAATCTTAATCTTGTCAAATCAATTGCGAGCAGCAAATACTAGCCAGAAGATACATCTTGCCAATGCTCAAATGAGTAAATATCATGCAGGATGATATTCTTCCCACCACTCTACCAAAAGTAACAGTTTTGAAGCATTGTTCATGGAGAAAGCTAACTAAGGTGGCTCTAGTTTCTTCttataaggaagaaaaaaaaattggagtggcaacaatacaataaaattcCAGCAAAATTCCTAATTTGCCGGGTATTGTAACTATAATTGAAAAGGTGTAATCAGATTATCCATCCTGTGTTCGGCCAACTGAGCAGAGAAATCATAGAGTTTATGCAAGGGATggaacaaaattttgaaatgaacaTCAAAAACACAGTATTGAAAATAGAGTGGGTGTAAAATATGAAACCAAAAAAAGAAAGTAGTAACAGAAAGTGAGAGAATAAAGGAGTTGAAATAACTTGTCGAGGAAAAGATGGTTATAAGTTGACGGATGAAGAAAGTGGGAAACATGTTTAATGAAGGAAGTGAGTGAGAGACAAAAACCTCAGACAGCCGAAAATTAGTGAAGAAAGTGAGACGGAGAGGGAGGAAGCTTACAGTGACAGAATCGAAAGACTTCATTGTTGAACGTTGAAGTGAGTTGTGGGAGGTAGCGAAAGCAGAAAAGGGTATGAGTGTTACGTATGATTAGTTTAGTAGGTGAAAAAATGAACGATcgttgaaagaagaaaagggaagaaaaaggaaaagaaggaacaATTGGAAAGGAAGGAATAGGAGAAAAGAAAGTTGGTTGGAGAAAGAAagggagaaaagaagaagaccgAATAAAAGAGGTGGCGATGCTGCAAACatataaacaaacaaagaaTCAGTGTTCTGAAGAGAGAAAGCAAGTTGTTCCTCATAGTAATAGTCAATTTATAGAAAGTTAGCATGCAATGCTTTAAACACAtgaagttttttattatattgtcctatttaatataattatatgaagttttgaaaaataaattaggcgtgaattttatttttcagaattgaaagaaaagttttaatgGCACAAATCGACAATTACTTGTATTTATTGTTCTTTCTTCTTGCAATCTTAGTTGCTACTTTGTTTGATTAATGCGTTTTAATAACAAATGTGTGATTATGCTATGACGAATTTCTAGACTAAGTACTAAGTTTATTGAAATTGTTCGGGTAGGGTTATCTAGCTCTTGGAAATTATAGAATTCCTTGATTTCGTTAAAATCAAATGGTAAGGATTTATAGAATAATTCTTGATCGCTTGTGATAAAATCAAGTGGCTAAACTAATATACAAGTTGAACGTTTTCGCGAAGACTGAATGGTGTGGATCGATCAGttggattgtttttttattaggatagatcTATCAGTTGAATGCTTTCTCGATGATTATTCAAAACGTTTCCTAAACTTTTTAGATTATAATCGTTTACGTTACAGATAAGCTAATTGCTTGAGAGATCACAATGATTCTTTTCAGAATTTTCTTGATTGTCCTGACACTAGATCGACGGTCAGTGTAATAAACTTTTTGGTTGAAAGTATGGTAGGAATCCCTTAAAATGTTCCGTCATCAATCTGTTTAAGAGGGGATAGGAGTTCCCTAAAAAAGTTCCATAACCTTATTAAAGACATAATAAGAGTTTGCGAGGAATATTCTTTGACCAACTTGTTGATGATGCAACAAAACTTTATTATGAACCTAATTGACTAGTTCTTGGTGTGACAAAACTTTACTAAGAATGTTCCTTAACCAACaaccaaaattgaaaaaatacaaGCTTGGACCTCAAGATTTCAGTCAGCAAAGACATTTATCTCCATGacttttataacatatattgAGAAAGAACGTGAGCTCCTATCAAAAGAGTATGTTTACTTGTGGATAgtgctgtcaaaacgggtcatcTTGCCCAACCTGACCTGGTCTACCACAGGTTGATCACTTAATGAGCTAACCCAATCtagctcatttattagcgagtcgaaaaaatttgaatttgactCAACTGATCACGGGTTgactcattggctcacttaattctcaaaataaaaaaattaacatacaactcaaatataatccaaaagcaaacccagaaaataaataagtaagtttataatattgatagtTTGTGTCACTTAaagtctttttatttatttccatttactatacaataaaaaaatgttaattaataatattaaaacctaaaataataaataattaaattaaactaggtgAGTTGGTGAGCCAATCCAGCTCATCATGGATTCAATCTGGATGAACCGGATTAAAAATTGATCTGTAtaataaatttcacttttttcaaatccaacccgACCCAAACCCGTAATAAACCCGTAATAAACCGAATTAGCCCCAGGTTCTAACTCATTTTTTCTTCGTGCAATTCTGTAATTTCTTCCTTTCacttaaaaatttcaattctcCCACCTTTCATCTTAAGTTCCGAAATACATATTCTCGaaccattttttaaatgtacaatttaaaatataaaacatttgtatttcaaataatagttaccaaaatacaaaaataaaaaatatagtctACATTGcgcaaaatataaaatgtactTTTCAGTATAAAGAGTAAAAGCTGAAATAAGATGGAGAAGGAGAGAAAGTGGTGGAGGaaaagaggaggaagaaaaagagggaAAAGGAAGAACCGGTGGAAGAAAAAGCGATAAAGGCAGAAAAAGGGTAAAAAGAGAATCGggggaggaagaaaaaaagggaaGAGAGAAGGTGTCACTTTAGGAAGATGAAGGGAGGAGACTACCAAGCACAAACAGCAAAGCAGCTAAAAAAATCATTCATTAAGACATAATTCTTCGCTGGGCGGTGGCGCCAGCTTCTAATATCATAACCTCGTTCCATAGTTGGCCAGTGATTAAGGTCACAAATAAAAACCACTTAAAGCATTAAAATTACAACACTGAAGCAAAATCCCAGAGCAGTTAAACTTAAAACATATCCCCCGCCACCAACAAGAAGACAGAGTCACTATTCTAGCCATTACCAATGTTATGAAGAGAACGAAAGAAAGATAGACGATGCAGGCTTGCtacaaaaattttaatctaTAGAGCAATGTGGCACTATAAATAACAAGCTAAAACTGATTTTAAGTTATCTAAGTCCTCCATTCCGGTATACTACTCGTCTTTTGCAGCCTTCACCATAGATTTAATGTTCTGCTTTGGCAGAATTGGAAAAACGAAACGTCCACTAATGTCTCCATGAATTGATCATAAATGGCTACAGCCCAAGTTTAGATAGGAGCTGACGCCATCTTGGAGTTTCTTCATCGAAAATATAGGTCAAGGGTGATATAAGAACTCCACTGCCTCCAATCTGATGCATTGTAGTCAACAGGAAATCATGAGAATCAAAGATGAacaagaaaatagtttttgataTGCGAGTAAAGCAGCGACCATTGTATTTTGCTCAAATATAATGCCACATGATAAGCGGAAGCTTTCACAAATTTTCAAGAATTTTCTGGTGAAACTTGCAGTTGGTGGCTAGCCAGTGATAAGGGGAATCAATCATTCAAATCACCAACGCCCATTCTACCCTCATCTCCTAATTTTACTCGTATGTTTTACCCCACaagctaacaaatatttccacACCAGTTTCATAAATAGTGGTGGCAAAATATCTTTTCTCTTtgataaatgataataattCCAAAAATTTCATTAGCTCAAAAACTCACCGCTCTCAGTTGTTGTATAGACTTGTACAATGCCTTCTTAGGCACGCATATGACAATGGCATAATAGTCCGAAGTTACCTTCCCGTCACGCTTACAGAAAACAGGACTTACAGTGGGACCCTGCAGACAGACAATCAAGTGCGTTTTTTACAATTGGGAAACAGTTGTAACAAAAAATGTCATAATTAGAAAGCCCTAATACTTCATTTCATATCGCACCTGCAGACCAGCTAATGATGGTTGACTGAGTATTCTCTCAGCCACTTCCTCTGCACTGCTTCCCCTCATGTTTGCAGTAACCTGTCAAGTCAAGCATTAGAAAGTGGAATTAAAATAAAGACGACGATGGTAGAGATATTGAGAATCATAAACTATGCACCGTGAACTGCCCAATCGCCCTCAGATGTGCTTCCAATCGCTCGAGCATCTCATGTGTTGTTTCAAGTACTCCTTTACGTTGGATCATTGATTTCCTGCTTGCAATAAGAACAGCCTGAAGAGCATTCAATTGTCAGAGTAAGACAGCCTGACAATGGAGAGAATACAGAAGCAGATTTCCCATGCCTAGCTTGTTTTTTAATGTACAACCAACAAATCGTCATAGTCAACATCAGAAAAGTCAACAGTTACTAACCTGGCTCTCCAAAACAACTCCACCTTTGATTTCCTTCAAGTTGTTTTCCCTCAGTGTGGTCCCACTACTTACAAGGTCCAAGATAGCATCAGCTATCCCCATCTAAATAGAGAAATAACAAAACATTACTAAgattataaataacaaataccGCATGTATGGCAGTACCATCACTAAATTGAACATGTAGTAATAGATACTTCATTTTAAATGCAAAATCAGAGGGATAATTTGGGTAgcgattttatattatttgtacaAAAGATTTTCTCGTCTGCACCATGAAATGGCCAAAATTTTGACTGAAAAATTACCGTATTAGATGTTGCCAACAGACCTTTAGCCCAGTAATTAACCACAGATCACATTCCAGACCACACCTCATAAGATAAAACAGAATACGTACACACAGAGGGAAGGCACATTGGtaatttgatcaaatttcacAATTCAACAAAGCACTGCAGAATTTTTAAAaccttctttattttcttgtgACATCTCTATAAATATACTGCAAAACTTAGCCAGCTACTATGTTTCTGCAGTTTAACAGTCTTTCATCCTTTATATGACATTTAAACATCATCGTTTTCAACTCCTAGACTAGTATATTAAGTAAGAGGACAAAGATATATTATCATATCTATAAACATGTATAGCAGGTAACATCATCCACAACCCCAACATGCTGGGAGTATTGTCATAACACAAAAGAACACGTGCTTgataattagaaaatttaaatgaaCGAATTCTAGTAAACAAACAGTATCTCTCACCGCAGGAGCTGCCTCCAGTGCCCCATCAGCAGTTGAAAATGTCACATGCTTAAGTCCACTCTCTTTCATAAATTTTGGCCCCAGCTGAACAGTAAATCCAAAATTGAgatcaatttttctctttttaaaatataacagtATAAACTCAAACACAGAGATAATACTAggaaacaaaaaattgaaatttaaacaCTAACATAGCTGAATCCAGTAGCAACTCTCAGAGGCTTATCTTCAGTCCATTGAGGCATTTTGGCAAGCTCCTCCACTGaatttacattttcaaataTTCCATATTGGG
Protein-coding sequences here:
- the LOC108341765 gene encoding ATP phosphoribosyltransferase 2, chloroplastic, whose translation is MFTTMNLPLHASLPLSSRSWCCYASLSVPQPQAEPQLLNGNPPARPLDRKEIRLGLPSKGRMSADTLELLKNCQLSVKQVNPRQYVAEIPQLSNLEVWFQRPKDIVRKLLSGDLDLGIVGLDTVSEHGQCNEDLIIVHEALEYGDCRLSLAIPQYGIFENVNSVEELAKMPQWTEDKPLRVATGFSYLGPKFMKESGLKHVTFSTADGALEAAPAMGIADAILDLVSSGTTLRENNLKEIKGGVVLESQAVLIASRKSMIQRKGVLETTHEMLERLEAHLRAIGQFTVTANMRGSSAEEVAERILSQPSLAGLQGPTVSPVFCKRDGKVTSDYYAIVICVPKKALYKSIQQLRAIGGSGVLISPLTYIFDEETPRWRQLLSKLGL
- the LOC108343101 gene encoding protein FAR1-RELATED SEQUENCE 11, yielding MMSEDAGSMLVVYDDPSDQRSLSLDDASSTEESPDETRLSLETTHDAIPYIGQRFATHDAAYEFYSEFAKRSGFSIRRHRTEGKDGVGKGLTRRYFVCHRAGNTPVKTSTESKPQRNRKSSRCGCQAYMRISKTTEFGAPEWRVTGFANHHNHELLEPNQVRFLPAYRTISDVDKNRILMFAKTGISVHQMMRLMELEKCVEPGYLPFTEKDVRNLLQSFRKLDPEEESLDLLRMCRNIKEKDPNFKFDYTLDANNRLENIAWSYASSIQWYDIFGDAVVFDTTHRLTAFDMPLGIWVGINNYGMPCFFGCTLLRDETVRSFSWALKAFLGFMNGKAPQTILTDQNICLKEALSTEMPTTKHAFCIWMIVAKFPSWFNAVLGERYNEWKAEFYRLYNLESVEDFDLGWREMVCSFGLHSNRHMVNLYSSRSLWALPFLRSHFLAGMTSTGQSKSINAFIQRFLSAQTRLAHFVEQVAVAVDFKDQTGEQQTMQQNLQNVCLKTGAPMESHAATILTPFAFSKLQEQLVLAAHYASFPIEDGFLVRHHTKAEGGRKVYWAPQEGIISCSCHQFEFTGILCRHSLRVLSTGNCFQIPDGYLPIRWRRISMPSSKLLQSAPNDHAERVKLLQNMVSSLMTESAKSKERLDIATEHVSILLSRLREQPISLQGGGESQN